GGAGAAGGGGTTATTCCATCAAAGATTTTATAGATCTGTACAAAATgagatttatgtttttaaaataagaatataCCTGAGAATTTCCTAAAGAATAAGAAGATACCCTATCTAATTTAATGTACTTTTAGAGTTAATGCGGCAATTAGAAATTGTTTAGGGATATAtctatagtattttttttttatcagttagCTTCAAGATTATCTATCTCCAAAAAGAGTTGTGGTGGAAACATATCTTTAATCTCCATATCATCGATACAAGAAATAAAACCTGGAAACCAACTCTTAAACCGATGATGAGTAAGCTTTGTTTCCTGCTGCTCTATTCCTCCTGCAGCTCATATATCTGCATGTATGCTTCTGATAGTTCTACCATCTGCGGAAGCGTCTCTGCAACATGCAGATCCTGCATCTCGTACCATAGTTCTTGCGACTTCCGCTGCACAAACACTCTGAAACACCCATCCTCTGGTTTACCATCATGTACAATGTTGGCGATTAAGTTATACTTTGTACACGTCTTGTCCCCTTCTGCGGCAGTAGGCAATGATGGTATGTAATCCCTCAGCTCCATGTCCTTCACGGGGAAGTTAACCAAGGTAGGGTTCTTCTCCTTGAAGAAGTTGTTCTTCTTGAACCGAACCATATGGAACATCAAGTAAGGAGGAGATTTGGTGACTCGATATCTCATTCTGGCTAGCCCCACCTCTGTCACAGTTTCTCCATCAAACTTCTTCAACAGATGGAATAGAGCAACCTGGGGAATAATGTTCTTCTCCATGACATCTTTGAAAAGAGGAGGCGGTGGCAAATCTAGCCCCAGCATCAGAAAAGGCATCCTGGAGATTTCTTTGTTTTCATTGCCTTGATACTCTCTCACAACTTCTAACTCACCCTGGAAGCACTGGTGGATGATACTGCTGGCGTCCTTTGAAGTGCGAAGATCCATGTGCAAAGTGTTAAGGAGCCACGACATAAACTCTACTGGATCTGATTGCTGGCCTATCTTAAATCGCTTCATGACAGCCTGCAAGAACTCATGTGGACTCACCTGTCCTTTGAAGTTTCGAGCATGCCAAATCTTTCGAGTGAGTTCCCCAAAGCGGTGAACAAGAGGAGACTTGCAATGCTGATAGTTCTCGGGAATAAGGAAAAAGTTCCTTAGAGGAGTAACTCTCATCAACGACTGGATTGTAACGTTCACAAACTCTGTGTTTTGTATGATGTTCAATCCCACCATCCCGGGAAGATAGTCAGAGCCATCAAGAGCCCTAGACCACTGCTTATTCCTATCAAGCTCTTCTACTTGTGCCCTACTGAACCTTGGGTTTAAAACACGTCGAATGTCATCCAAAGAAGGGTCATTGATCTCGTAACTATCAGGAAGACAATAAACCTTCTCCGTGAGAAGATTGATATAAACGTGGTGACCTGCTTCCAAGCTATGTGTATAAGCACGAGACTTGTGGCTTCTTCCTTGGAAGTACTCCCCGCATACGAGACATGCATACACATTCAAATTCGACAAGGAGACTGAGCAAAACCTCTcgaaatcaaaatccaagaccTGACGATTAACAGTATCAAGATAAGGGCAATCACCACGAACTTCAACATGGCGTGAATGTTTCCTGGAgacatcatcaccatcatcgtcGAGCTCCGTCTTCTTCTCCACTCTCGCAACTCCGATATCCTTCTTCTGCTCGTGATCATTAGATAGCTCTATTACCCTCTTCCGCTTCACCGCTCTCTCTTCCTCAACACCACCGTTCTTACCTTCTCTCTCACTCTTCATCCTCGAGATTTCCTTACCCAAGTCGATTCAAAACCCTCTTGTCGAAAATTTTCCCCAGAAAGCAGACTTCAATAGACGACGCAATAACCTTTACTCGCTTCCGAGTATATATAGAGGATGCTTGTTtccaattttttgaaaaaatagctttcctaaaatttaggaaattagtttttttaaaataactaactaTTTCTaagtaaaaaccaaaatccaactttttttaattttttgcttaAAGAgtgttttaaattaatttataatttatatgcatcatttatattaataatattatattactttaattatacatataattttatatatgttatatctaatcgGTTTTATTGTTTTTCAGTCGATTTTTGGGTAAATTAGATTGCATATATGAATTcaactgtaatatttttttattctatatattaatattttgattaatttcttatttgcatttaggtggttgttatcttagatatgaaaatatattttatgaagattatgtataacttaagatacATTGTGCTTAGATTATGtatattatagtcaactaaatttttgaaaaataaataaaacatttcaatattactaattataaaatatttatagacaattaaacatatatcggtttatgttacttaattattttatgtaatcatctaataaaatatataggtatataaaaatatttttattactttgaatttttttgtattgtttaaattatgatttaaaaaaaaaatatttatgtttctaatataaagattatctgtgtaaattgtttttaatgaaatcacattatatagaaatttatactttttatctaagaaaatatacatataaagaaagtattttattagttcaaaattatattttatgttatttaaaaatatttttaaatgtaatattactattttatgactttctttttttatgaaatcatattatatatacatatattttcgtttttcaattcttttttttttaactttataaaaaaatttcctttttattatatgtgtatatttttcggaatttttttaaaaggaaactaaataaaataataaataatagtattttaaatgtaagttaattcattaagggtatcagtgtaatcaaccatcgtgagagttaacgtgagagcgacacatatgaaactgacttctcaaataatattatagagatattgTATATGGTTGTTTTAAAGGTTCGGTTAAATaggaaataattaattaattgattaGTTTAAggtaataattttatgaaaggATCGGCTAAGATAAGAACATTAATATGAGGTCCAACTTAAAAATCTACTTAGAAGAAGTTGTGATGTTTTTGATTTAATGATATAGATGTTTTGCAATGAAATGTTTGGGAAGTGTCGAGTTTATGTAACTAGCCCATTAACACGTTACGAGCAAACCTCACGTCTACGATGAAATcatcttaattttaaatttttaactatGGTAATAAGCGACAATGTCACAAAGGCAATTTGTAAACAACGGTTACTAGATGACGATGATGAATGGCCTTTTTACCAACTAGACGAAAAGGAAGTGTGGATCGCCCAGGAAATACGTCAATATGCACCACCACTAGCACATCTTGATTTAGTGGGTAGAATCAGTagagtaacaaaaaaaaaatagatagattAAAGAGTGTTACAGTTACAGTATGTATCTAGTATCTAAAACATATGGTAAAATGACTTTGGTTAgatgtttcattttttattctttacttATAAGTTATAAGAAGAAAATAACACTTTTGGCAATGGAGCTACTCAGCTAACATTGAAATGCTAAAGATTATCAAAATTTCGAGGTTAAGACATATACAATAAACAAATTCTTCATGTAAAGATTAAAAAGATCTAGATGAATGACTTAGATTGAAGTATTCCTCATGAATTATTACAATTTCTTGAGAGAAAGAATAGTAATCTATCAAACAACCCTACACGAGAAGGCTAAATCGCATTGATATCCCCCGACTTCATTGACTAGTACACTGCTAGTGGCACTGTCTCGGTCGACCCCTCACTGTACAGAATAAACACCACCACACATTAGATTTTCCCAAACATTATCCAAATACATCCAATCTCTGAATATTGAAACCACATTATTGACAATCTCTGAGGTCAGTTCCAAGATCTGTCACAGATATTTGAAACCATGGCCAAGAATCATCAACCAATTCAAACCAAGCCACAAGGTgatattttataaccaaaaatgATCTTACTACCATCAACTACTCTCTCTAAGTTACCTCGTTTCTTGATCTATTCGATTCTCAATCTTTGTTATTGTTCTCGGTTTTTCAGAAACATGTGTGCACATACCAGTCTATACCAAGCAAGATTTGATCACACTAGGAAACTCGAACCGGAAACTCAACCATTGGCCAACAATTATCCTCTGCATTATATTCGTCATCACAGGTCAATCCATAGCTAAAATCCTCGAAAACTTCTACTACGACCAAATTGACCTCACCCAAAAACGCCAAAACGACGGCGTTTGGACTCAATCTCTCCTCCAAACCGTTGGATTCCCTCTCCTTCTCCCTTTTTTTATCTTCACCGCCAAGAAACACAACCAGCAGCAATCTCAAACCACTTCCGACCGAACCTCAACCAAGTACATAATATCTTTCTCCGGTCTCATAGGAATCCTCTGGTCGAATCAAGGAAGATTCTCCGCCAAGGCAAAGCTCGAACTCCCCTTTAGGGTTTTCACGCTCATCTACACAACGCAGCTCTTCTTCACTCTCATCTTCGCCGCCTTCATCAACAAAATCAAACTCAACCGTTGGATCATCACCTCCCTGATCTTTGCAATCGTCACCGGAGCTCTCACCTTCTCTTCCTCCTTCGGCGGCGAGCCTGACGAAGCGGAGGCGGATTACCGAAGAGGCTCACTGGCTGCTCTAATCTCCAGCCTATacttctctctcctcctctgtGTCATCCAAAACGTGTTCAAACGTACCAAAGCCGCGAGCTTTGCCTCAGTTTAATTACCAAGTCATGGTCATCTCCTCCATAGTCGCTACCATAAGCTCCGCCGCGGGTCTTCTCATCGAGGGCGAGCAAAACGATTTCAAGAGGGACATTAATGGTTTCTCGAAAGGGAAAGGTGCGTACGTGATGGCTATGGTGGGTCAAGTCGTTGCGTGGCAGGTCTACTGGGTTGGGATCGTGGGGCTTGTCTTCTCCGTCTCGAGCGTGTTAGCTAACGTGATCAGTGTCATTACATGGCCAATCGTGTCGGTGCTTGTGGTTATCTTCTTTGGCTACGTGAACGATGAGTTTGATGTCTTTAAAGGTGTCGCCTTGATCACAGCCTCCTTAAGTGCGGCCGCTTATTTCTATAGGCTTCACAAAGATAATCTTAACTACTGACGTGGCGGCGATCTTCAAAAAGGTTACTCTATGTGAGTTGGTGCTAAATGTATATTTTGTCTTCACATTGTAAGTTTTGtagtgaaaaaaatatttggaagtGTGTATTACTtgagtaacaaaaaaaaattaacaacctCATGAAAGATGCCTTTTCACATTATAGTTCAAAAGTTTTAGTCTTTACCTGTTCAAAAAGAAAAGCTCCAATTTTTacaacctttttattttattttttgtacacaaaaaaaaaatctgatgaTGCCTGTTTACTGAACTCCTGCTGTACCTTATTAAGTACTCTTCTTGTATTCTGGTTTAAGCTCGTAAGAATGACCACTCCTTGTCCTTGTATAGACACAAAGCTCTTTGAGTATCTCTTTCAAGAATATCTGAAAAAAGCAAACAGAGTTTCAAGCAAGATTTAGATAACATGTAACGCTGTTTCTGGATACGAGTCTTAAGAAGAGAGAGCATACCTCTGGGTGGTTGATTTTTTTAACAAGCTGTCTCAGTGTCCATTTCGGTTCTCTTTCAAACAGTTGGAACATTTTTGCTTCCACCTCACTACGGTCGCTTCTAGTCCTCTTGTCCCTTTTCTTAAGCTTCTTTGTTACCTGTTTCATGAAGGGAGTAACAAACATATCATTCAAAGAAGTATAAATCATTAATTAGAGTGTGATAGTCATAACAGAAtcgaaagagaagagaagcagAGAGCATTACCAATGGAGGCTTGGGCATCAAGTGTTCTCCACGGCTATCATCAATAACCTTTCAGAATGATTTCAAATAAAGAAGTTTAATCTAATTAGCATTTTCTTATGGTGAGACCAATACTACATCTTAACTTGAACTTAGATGGAGTTACAACAAAGAACCTGGATACATCTATTTTCAGCCACAGGTTTCTTGTTCCTCTGACGTAAAAGCTTTCCGTATTCTTCAATGCAATCATGGGGTCTCATATCGAGTTTATGCGTCACCGTTCCTTCCACCGCAAGTTTACCTAAATACCATGTGTTGAAGAGGTGTCATAAAGTATTCaagtgatgaaaaaaaaaagaaaaccaaagaaaaagaCCAGACCTTGATTTGATTCCGAGAAGAGATTCATTGGACCAACAAAGTCACTGGATTTGCTTACAGAATAGAGCTTCGAAATGTTACATAGCTCAGCACTAGCCATCTCCATGCTCAACTAAAACACAAACCCAACAAAACAGAATAAGAGATCTTTGTATGAACTACTACTAACCCATGCATCAAGAAGATCAAGAATCAAGCTGAGCAAGACGCGATTCCCAAGTTCGTCTGGCCTAAAACAGAACGAGGGATGTGTTATCGGATTACCTCAGGCGACAAATCGGGCAGCAGGAGATCGACTGACTCACTATACTTCGCCACGAGAACAAGTTCCTGAgaaaacgaagaagacgaagaagagagTTGGCGCCACGCCTTGTCGACCCTTGGTGGACACTTCATTAGCCAAACCATTTCGTCGGCTTTCTCCGTCTCGAGTCCTTGATTATCTTCCACCGCTAGTTCCATCAAATCTGAAAgaatcttctcttcttcatgcAGTTTCTTTCTctggatcttcttcttctgcattTCGGATATCCCCATTGTTTCTTGTTCTGTGAAAGCGGGAAGAGAGAGAGGTTGAGTGCCTTTATAGTTTATACGTAGCCCAACAAGAAGAGTAAGTACCTTTATAGGTTACACGAGGCCCAATAAGTCTTCTATGGTTTTACTTATATAGTGCATAGAGTGCCGGGGGcctttattttagttaaaagatTATCCAAACACGAAAAAAGAGAGGAAAGAaaatcatctatattattaaaactaaagtacaTTTGAGAGTTGTTTGGAAACTTAGATAGTAGTATAAATgggaattgtttggaaacatggatagtagtataaatgagaattgtttggaagcATGGATAACAGTAGAAAATAATACTTGCTTatcttaattgattttttaaaagatttttattatattgttaatcAATTCTAACCCTTCATCtattatatttactaaataagtTAATCTCATTTATTACAGaagtacaaaacaaaatttatttgttttcatt
This genomic interval from Brassica napus cultivar Da-Ae chromosome A6, Da-Ae, whole genome shotgun sequence contains the following:
- the LOC106351450 gene encoding U4/U6.U5 tri-snRNP-associated protein 2-like, translated to MKSEREGKNGGVEEERAVKRKRVIELSNDHEQKKDIGVARVEKKTELDDDGDDVSRKHSRHVEVRGDCPYLDTVNRQVLDFDFERFCSVSLSNLNVYACLVCGEYFQGRSHKSRAYTHSLEAGHHVYINLLTEKVYCLPDSYEINDPSLDDIRRVLNPRFSRAQVEELDRNKQWSRALDGSDYLPGMVGLNIIQNTEFVNVTIQSLMRVTPLRNFFLIPENYQHCKSPLVHRFGELTRKIWHARNFKGQVSPHEFLQAVMKRFKIGQQSDPVEFMSWLLNTLHMDLRTSKDASSIIHQCFQGELEVVREYQGNENKEISRMPFLMLGLDLPPPPLFKDVMEKNIIPQVALFHLLKKFDGETVTEVGLARMRYRVTKSPPYLMFHMVRFKKNNFFKEKNPTLVNFPVKDMELRDYIPSLPTAAEGDKTCTKYNLIANIVHDGKPEDGCFRVFVQRKSQELWYEMQDLHVAETLPQMVELSEAYMQIYELQEE
- the LOC106349908 gene encoding transcription initiation factor IIF subunit beta — translated: MGISEMQKKKIQRKKLHEEEKILSDLMELAVEDNQGLETEKADEMVWLMKCPPRVDKAWRQLSSSSSSFSQELVLVAKYSESVDLLLPDLSPELSMEMASAELCNISKLYSVSKSSDFVGPMNLFSESNQGKLAVEGTVTHKLDMRPHDCIEEYGKLLRQRNKKPVAENRCIQVIDDSRGEHLMPKPPLVTKKLKKRDKRTRSDRSEVEAKMFQLFEREPKWTLRQLVKKINHPEIFLKEILKELCVYTRTRSGHSYELKPEYKKST